From the genome of Haloplanus vescus:
GGCGGCGTCGAGACCGGCCAGTCACGGGGCGCGACGGCGGACTGAGAACGCCGCTATCGACCGGGCGAGAGGGGAACGCCATCGATGATGGAGTTTAACTGGTTGCTAGCCCTACGACGGTCAGATGCCCGAGCCGCCCGACTCGTTGGCTGCGTTCATCGAGCGTGGGGAGGTGCGCGACCGGTCGCTCGCCGTCGTCAACCGGACGCGCCCCCAGCCGATTCAGGACATGCTCGAAGAGACGTTCGGCCACGCGTCGGTCGGCATCACCGAACTTGACGTTCCGGATGCCGAGGACGACGCCGTGGTACTGCTGGAGGACGACGACGTCGTCGCCTCCTCGCCGCTGTCGGCGCTCGAAAACGAGGTGCTGATGGTCAACTCCGACCTCTACATCACGGGGACGAAATCGCTCGGCGACGTATCTCTCCCCGACGTGCTTGCGGAGCTGGAGGAGACGCGCTTTCGCGTGCGCGGGTACCCCGTATCGAATTCCGAAAAGCTGCCGCTCATCCTCATCTCGCGGTACATCGAACAGTTGGCGTGGAACCACAAATCGGGCCGTCTCCGGTCGTCGTTCCAGCGACTCTCCAGACTCAACGACGAACGCGGCACGCGGAACGTATATCGACAGCTCGGCGAGACGGCGGTCAACGTCCACGTCTACGGTGTCCCGGACTGGATTCCGCCACAGTCGTTCCCCGGCGTCATCCACGCGGGCTACGACGGCGAGTTCCGGTCGTCGTGGTTCGTCGTCCACGACCCCGAAGACGACGACGCCCGTCCCGCCGCACTCGTCGCCGAACGCGTCGCCGAGAACGAATGGGACGCGCTCTGGACGTTCCGACCGGAGCGCGTCAAGGCGGTCAATCGGTACATCGAACGGTCGCTGTGAGCGAAGCGAGAGACCAATAGGGACCGAGTCCGTACGGCCGCCATGGAACCGACGTTAGTCTTCGACGACGACTGCGGGTTCTGTACGTGGTGGGCAGACCAACTCGAACGCCGGACCGACCTCCGTCTCGTCGGCTTCTCCGAACTCACGCCGACGCTTCGGGAGCGACTGCCCGACGAGTACGAGGACTGCGCACACCTCGTGACCGACGACGACGTGTACTCCTGTGGCGCCGCCGCCGAACAGGCGTTCCTCCGAACCGACATCGGAAGCGACGCCCGCCCCGTCGTGACGTTCCTCCGCGCGTTCGAGGATTACGAGCGTCTTCGCGAGGAGGCGTACCGCTGGGTCGCCGACCGGCGAGGGACGTTCGGACAAATCGTCTCGAAGACGCCACCGGCGCGGGACGGGTCGGGAGACTAGTCGGTCGAGCGAAGCAGGTGGCGGGGGTTGGCTGCGACAGCTAGAAGTGTCAGAGATATTAAATAGTCCCGGGCGGATTCGAACCGCCGTCCTGGGCTCCAAAGGCCCAGATGATTGGCCACTACACCACGGGACTACGCGTCGGTCGCCCCTCGTGGGGACAGATTGTCTTCGGCGGTGGCGGCGTATAAATCCAGTCGTTCCGATTAGTCGGCCGGGTTTTCGCACTCGACTTCGAGTTCTCGGCAGGCATCGGATTCGGCGTCGAAGCAGTCCGGGCAGTTCGGATTGCGGTTGATGATGGTGTCGAGACGCTCGGCCACGGTGTCGTCGATGACGGCTTCGAGTTCGCGCGCCTCGCCGCGGAAGTCGTCGACGTCGAGGACGTTGGCGAGGAAGCGCTCGATGATGCAGTACGTCTGGATGGCGTCGCGGGCGCGGACGATGCCCTCGTCGGTGAGCGTGACGCCCTTGTACTTCTCGTGTTCCGCGAACCCGCGGTCTTCGAGTTTGCCGATCATTTCGTTGGCGCTCGCTGGACTCACGTCGAGCATATCTGCGAGTGCCCCGGTCGCTGCCGGACCGTCTTCCATCTCCTGAATCAGGTAGATCGCCTTGAGGTACTGGTCTGCCGTGTTCATTCCCGGGTCTCCATAACCTTCGTCACTTCTTCGACGCCCGCTGCTTCCTCCTCGCGAATCGACCGCAGCGTCTCGAGGAGGCGCTCGCGGTCGACCGAGAAGCGCGCGTCGCTGGCCTCGATTGCCGCCACGAGGTCGTCGTAGAACTTGTACGCCGTCTCTTCGTTACAGAGCTGGTCGTAGAGGACGCCGTCGAAGTCCTCGGGTTTCGTCTGGGCGTACTGCGCCTCGACGAGCGTTTCGATGTCCTCGAACGGGATGCTCTCCGCGTCGAGGTCGTCGATGAGTGCCTCCAGTCGCTCACGGTGTGTCGCCGACTCCTCGGCGGCGTCGGCAAGCAAGTCCTCGATGTCGGGGTCGCTCGCCGACTCCGGTTCGAGTGATTGGTAGTGGTGATGGGCTCGCGCCTCGACGACCTCTTCGAGGACGATGCCGATCTGGAGGAGGCGCGCGAGTTGGTGGTCGGTCCCAACCCGTTGGCTGACGCTCACGGTGATTGACACCTCCGTCCGAGACGTGTGGCCGAGACAGTCATACTCTGCAATCGGAGCGAGGGGAACTTAAGCCGTTCCCTGTGGCCGCTCCAACTGGCGGTCTCGCACCCGAAAGCGGGGCGAGCGAGCTATTCGCGGAGTCGTGCCGCGATCAGCGATTCGAGGTCCTCGCGCAGTTCGTCGACCTCTATCTCCTCGAGGACGGGGACGAAGAAGCCCTCGACGAGCATGTTGCGGGCGTCGCGCTCGGAGATGGTTCGGGAAGTCAGGTAGAACAGGTCTTCCTGGTCGACCTGCCCGACCGTCGCCGAGTGTGACGCTTCGGTGTCGTGGTTGTTGATGATGAGCTTCGGCGACGCGTCAGCCTCGCTGTCGTCGCTCAGCATCAGCGTGTTCTCGCGCTGGTAGGAGTTGGTGTCCCACGCGTCGCGTCCCACGTCCTGAACCCCCTCGTACACCGAGCGGGCCGTGTCGTCGAGGACGCCGCGGGTGACGAGGTCGGCCGTCGTGTGTTCGGCCTTGTGCCAGACGCGAGCGTTCAGGTCGAAGTGCTGGTCGTTGTGCCCGAAGAAGGCACCGACGATCTGACTCTCGGAGCTGTCGCCGTTGAGTTCCGTCTCGATGTCCGAGCGAGTCAGTCGGGACCCAATGTTCCCCTCGATCCAGTTGATGGTCGAGTAGACGCCCGCGTCACCGCGTTTCAGCGTGACGTTGTACGTCTCCTCGTCGAGCGTCTGGAGCGAGCCGTACTGGACGTAGCTGTTCTCGCCGGCGTCGACTTCGACGAGGTTGCTGTAGTAGCGCTCGCCCTCGACGTCGGCGTCGCCCGAGTCGATGCGCTCGAGAATCGTCACCGACGACGAGTCCTCGGTGACGACGAGCGTGTGACTGAACAGCGACCGGGAGTTCATGTCCGTCCGGACGGTCACGTCCTCGGCGTCGACACCCTCGGGGACGTAGATGAACGTGCCCGTCGTGAACAGCGCGACCGACAGCGCGGTCAGGTAGTTCGTCTCCGGGTCGATGACGGAGCCGAACTTGGCCTCCATCAGCTTCGGATGCTCCTCGACCGCTTCCGCGAAGGAGAGCACTTCGACGCCCTCGTCCGTGACGCGTTCGGTCGAGTCGGACTGCGTGAGCGGGTCGGCCAGTTCGTCGAAATCGAGCTGGTCGAGATCCGTCCACCGGCGGCCGGGCGTCTGGATGACGTCCGGCATCTCCAGACGGTCCATCGCCTTGAGCGCCTTGAGCCGCGTCTCACGGAGCCAATCCGGTTCGTCGCGGCTGTTGGCAATCTCGTGGACCGTCGCTTCCGACAGGTCGGCAGGTATCTGCGCGCTCATGATTATCCGAGACTCCCCTCCATCTCGAGTTCGACGAGACGGTTGAGTTCGACCGCGTACTCGATGGGCAGTTCCTCCGTGATCGGCTCGATGAAGCCGGAGACGATCATCTGCTTGGCGTCGTCGTCGTCGAGACCACGCGACTGGAGGTAGAAGACGTCCTCGTCGCCGATCTTGCCGACGGTCGCCTCGTGAGCCACGTCGACCGTGGACTCGTTGATCTCCATGTACGGCATGGTGTCCGACGTACTCTCGTTGTCGAACATCAGCGCGTCACACTCGACGGAGGTCGAGGAGTTGGACGCACCGTCCGCGATGTGGACCAGTCCTCTGTAATTGGTGCGGCCGCCGTCTTTGGCGACAGACTTGGACTCGATGGTGGACTTCGTGTCCGGTGCGTTGTGATAGACCTTCGCGCCGGTGTCGATGTCCTGACCCTCGCCAGCGAAGGCGATGGTGATGTGGTTGTCGCTCGCGCCGCGACCCTTGAGAATCGTCGCGGGGTAGAGCATCGTCGCCTTCGACCCCATCGACCCCGAAATCCACTCCATGCGCCCGTCGGATTCGACGAGTGCGCGCTTCGTGTTGAGGTTGTAGGTGTTCTTCGACCAGTTCTGCACGGTGGAGTACTGGACGTGTGCGCCCTCGTCGACGAACACTTCGACGCCGCCGGAGTGGAGGTTGAACGCCGAGTACTTCGGGGCGGAACAGCCCTCGATGTAGTGTACCTCGGAGTTCTCCTCGGCGATGATGAGCGTATGCTCGAACTGGCCCATCCCCTCGGAGTTCATCCGGAAGTAGGCCTGCACGGGCATATCGACGGTGGTGTCCTCGGGGACGTAGACGAACGACCCGCCAGACCAGATGGCACCGTGGAGCGCCGCGAACTTGTTGTCGCTCGGGGGCACGCACTTCGTCATGAAGTGCTCGCGGACGATGTCCTCGTGCTCGCGAAGGGCCTCGTCCATGTTGCAGAAGATGACGCCTTTGTCCTCCCAGCGCTCCTGCATGTTCTGGTAGACGACTTCCGACTCGTACTGGGCGCCGACGCCCGAGAGGGCGTTCTTCTCGGCTTCCGGAATACCCAGTTTGTCGAAGGTGTCTTTGATGTTGTCGGGAAGGTCCGTCCAGTCGTCGACGCTCTCGCGCGTCTCGACGTCAGGTCGGATGTACGGAA
Proteins encoded in this window:
- a CDS encoding rubrerythrin, with the protein product MSVSQRVGTDHQLARLLQIGIVLEEVVEARAHHHYQSLEPESASDPDIEDLLADAAEESATHRERLEALIDDLDAESIPFEDIETLVEAQYAQTKPEDFDGVLYDQLCNEETAYKFYDDLVAAIEASDARFSVDRERLLETLRSIREEEAAGVEEVTKVMETRE
- the sufB gene encoding Fe-S cluster assembly protein SufB; amino-acid sequence: MSSDQDHLKETDTEARFEFKKEERSSFQAEKGLTEETIRVISEDKGEPEWMLKRRLRALEQFQEMPMPTDWPGQPDLSEVDVDEIVPYIRPDVETRESVDDWTDLPDNIKDTFDKLGIPEAEKNALSGVGAQYESEVVYQNMQERWEDKGVIFCNMDEALREHEDIVREHFMTKCVPPSDNKFAALHGAIWSGGSFVYVPEDTTVDMPVQAYFRMNSEGMGQFEHTLIIAEENSEVHYIEGCSAPKYSAFNLHSGGVEVFVDEGAHVQYSTVQNWSKNTYNLNTKRALVESDGRMEWISGSMGSKATMLYPATILKGRGASDNHITIAFAGEGQDIDTGAKVYHNAPDTKSTIESKSVAKDGGRTNYRGLVHIADGASNSSTSVECDALMFDNESTSDTMPYMEINESTVDVAHEATVGKIGDEDVFYLQSRGLDDDDAKQMIVSGFIEPITEELPIEYAVELNRLVELEMEGSLG
- a CDS encoding DICT sensory domain-containing protein → MPEPPDSLAAFIERGEVRDRSLAVVNRTRPQPIQDMLEETFGHASVGITELDVPDAEDDAVVLLEDDDVVASSPLSALENEVLMVNSDLYITGTKSLGDVSLPDVLAELEETRFRVRGYPVSNSEKLPLILISRYIEQLAWNHKSGRLRSSFQRLSRLNDERGTRNVYRQLGETAVNVHVYGVPDWIPPQSFPGVIHAGYDGEFRSSWFVVHDPEDDDARPAALVAERVAENEWDALWTFRPERVKAVNRYIERSL
- a CDS encoding metal-dependent transcriptional regulator — protein: MNTADQYLKAIYLIQEMEDGPAATGALADMLDVSPASANEMIGKLEDRGFAEHEKYKGVTLTDEGIVRARDAIQTYCIIERFLANVLDVDDFRGEARELEAVIDDTVAERLDTIINRNPNCPDCFDAESDACRELEVECENPAD
- the sufD gene encoding Fe-S cluster assembly protein SufD, which produces MSAQIPADLSEATVHEIANSRDEPDWLRETRLKALKAMDRLEMPDVIQTPGRRWTDLDQLDFDELADPLTQSDSTERVTDEGVEVLSFAEAVEEHPKLMEAKFGSVIDPETNYLTALSVALFTTGTFIYVPEGVDAEDVTVRTDMNSRSLFSHTLVVTEDSSSVTILERIDSGDADVEGERYYSNLVEVDAGENSYVQYGSLQTLDEETYNVTLKRGDAGVYSTINWIEGNIGSRLTRSDIETELNGDSSESQIVGAFFGHNDQHFDLNARVWHKAEHTTADLVTRGVLDDTARSVYEGVQDVGRDAWDTNSYQRENTLMLSDDSEADASPKLIINNHDTEASHSATVGQVDQEDLFYLTSRTISERDARNMLVEGFFVPVLEEIEVDELREDLESLIAARLRE
- a CDS encoding DCC1-like thiol-disulfide oxidoreductase family protein, with the protein product MEPTLVFDDDCGFCTWWADQLERRTDLRLVGFSELTPTLRERLPDEYEDCAHLVTDDDVYSCGAAAEQAFLRTDIGSDARPVVTFLRAFEDYERLREEAYRWVADRRGTFGQIVSKTPPARDGSGD